In a single window of the Lycium ferocissimum isolate CSIRO_LF1 unplaced genomic scaffold, AGI_CSIRO_Lferr_CH_V1 ctg6620, whole genome shotgun sequence genome:
- the LOC132045420 gene encoding uncharacterized protein LOC132045420 produces the protein MEYKSASTHILLNCPEVQPYYDLFVEIYGQETVSDQFGTWFNNYMAGDKKGKAIAKAPKKSKKKGLYIPPEGIEPGPLRIGARDSAPCLPPLGPPMSGVADGLSWSQPTGHVAVPPYFWPQGQTEPHARRSQSPITPLTIPHGLPEFYHVSQRAARSGTPTVTPSPTVSQPSTSTTPHVGTSEREESSSDSDEERPKKGDPPQVLNFDMNGRLIIEPVGYTFYPGKATKRISKTIKGLYRGAVPSWARC, from the exons ATGGAGTATAAATCAGCTTCGACACATATCTTGTTAAATTGCCCAGAAGTTCAACCTTATTATGA TCTCTTTGTGGAGATATATGGCCAAGAAACAGTGTCCGACCAATTTGGGACTTGGTTTAACAATTAT ATGGCAGGTGATAAAAAGGGTAAGGCTATTGCGAAAGCCccaaaaaagtcaaaaaagaaGGGTTTGTATATACCACCAGAAGGCATAGAGCCAGGTCCCCTTCGGATTGGAGCTAGAGATTCTGCACCTTGCCTTCCACCACTTGGCCCTCCGATGTCAGGTGTTGCAGATGGGTTGTCATGGAGTCAGCCGACTGGCCATGTCGCAGTGCCACCATATTTTTGGCCTCAGGGCCAGACAGAGCCACATGCACGACGATCTCAGTCCCCCATCACACCTTTGACGATCCCACATGGCCTCCCTGAGTTTTATCATGTGTCACAGCGAGCGGCTAGGAGTGGTACTCCGACAGTTACTCCTAGCCCGACTGTGTCACAACCATCGACATCAACTACTCCACATGTTGGGACGTCGGAGCGTGAAGAAAGTAGCTCTGATTCTGACGAAGAACGTCCCAAAAAAGGAGACCCTCCACAGGTTTTgaattttgatatgaatggtCGTCTCATAATTGAGCCAGTTGGATACAC CTTCTATCCAGGCAAAGCAACAAAAAGAATTTCAAAGACGATCAAAGGACTCTATAGAGGCGCTGTTCCGTCTTGGGCAAGGTGCTAG
- the LOC132045421 gene encoding protein BEARSKIN1-like, which yields MKQRTLREERPSMASSSGGVPPGFRFHPTDEELLHYYLKKKVSFQKFEMEVIREVDLNKIEPWELQEKCKIGSTPQNEWYFFSHKDRKYPTGSRTNRATNAGFWKATGRDKCIRNSFKKIGMRKTLVFYRGRAPHGQKTDWIMHEYRLEGADDPQGNQNDDGWVICRVFKKKHLFKVGNEGGGAASSDQLNSTSSHHSRAFNSQYLLQQQAQAQGHGLNYSYIPLALPPYNSHVQLQAQNFIPTNKPLGYHDFSGTTTESPIMLKQLMSSTDSGCSDQNLPYQQEVGSSCDHQNLNEWGMIANDDSAKTTGVRFDHDANTSSMNQINQLSVRGEEMDFWGYTK from the exons ATGAAACAAAGGACCTTGAGAGAAGAGAGACCCAGCATGGCTTCATCTAGTGGCGGTGTTCCGCCCGGCTTCCGGTTCCATCCCACGGATGAAGAGCTTCTTCACTActacttgaagaagaaagtttcATTTCAGAAGTTTGAAATGGAAGTTATCAGAGAGGTCGACTTGAACAAGATTGAGCCCTGGGAATTGCAAG AGAAGTGCAAGATTGGATCAACTCCACAGAATGAGTGGTACTTTTTCAGCCACAAGGACAGAAAGTATCCGACAGGTTCAAGGACAAACCGAGCAACAAATGCTGGATTTTGGAAAGCTACTGGTAGGGACAAATGCATAAGGAATAGCTTCAAGAAGATAGGTATgaggaaaaccctagttttctaCCGAGGAAGAGCTCCCCATGGCCAAAAGACTGACTGGATCATGCATGAGTACAGGCTTGAAGGTGCTGATGACCCTCAAGGAAATCAAAAT GATGATGGTTGGGTGATTTGCAGAGTTTTCAAGAAGAAACACTTATTCAAAGTTGGTAACGAAGGGGGTGGCGCAGCCTCATCAGATCAACTGAACAGCACATCAAGCCATCACTCTCGTGCCTTCAACAGCCAATATCTGCTACAACAACAGGCGCAGGCGCAGGGGCATGGCCTAAACTATTCCTACATCCCTCTAGCTTTGCCACCATATAATTCTCACGTCCAACTTCAAGCACAAAACTTCATTCCCACTAACAAGCCATTGGGATATCATGACTTCTCTGGGACAACTACTGAATCACCTATTATGTTGAAGCAACTAATGTCTAGCACCGATAGCGGTTGCAGTGACCAGAACCTCCCTTACCAGCAGGAGGTGGGAAGTAGTTGTGATCATCAGAATTTGAACGAATGGGGAATGATTGCGAATGACGATTCAGCTAAAACTACCGGAGTCAGGTTCGACCATGATGCAAATACTTCCTCCATGAATCAAATCAATCAGCTTTCCGTACGTGGGGAAGAAATGGATTTCTGGGGTTACACTAAATAA